Proteins encoded in a region of the Paenibacillus sp. E222 genome:
- the murA gene encoding UDP-N-acetylglucosamine 1-carboxyvinyltransferase produces MSKFIVRGGKRLTGSVKVSGAKNSVLPIIAASLLGEEGQSVIIDAPPLDDVMTINKVLESLGAGVTYRDEVITVNAEKLTSCEAPYEWVSKMRASFLVMGPLLTRMGHTRISLPGGCAIGTRPIDQHLKGFEAMGAEISLGQGYIEARSQGRLRGAKIYLDVASVGATQNIMMAATLAEGVTVLENAAKEPEIVDLANFLNGMGAKVRGAGTGVIRIEGVEKLSGVKHTVIPDRVEAGTYMAAAAISGGDVYIEGAISDHLGSVIAKLEEMGVTIHPDENGVRVIADRPLKAVDVKTLPYPGFPTDMQSQMMALLLASEGTSVVTETVFENRFMHVDEFQLMNAEIKVEGRSSIITGNAKLKGAKVTATDLRAGAALIIAGLVAEGTTEVGGVHHIDRGYVHLAEKLNGLGADIYRISVEEPKLDAVKASNEKVGEEVPLFKVQPTWA; encoded by the coding sequence AGGTTGACCGGAAGTGTCAAAGTTAGCGGCGCTAAAAATTCTGTTCTTCCGATCATCGCTGCCTCTCTCTTAGGGGAAGAAGGACAAAGCGTTATTATTGACGCTCCTCCTCTAGACGATGTGATGACGATTAACAAGGTGTTGGAATCGCTGGGAGCGGGTGTTACATACCGGGACGAAGTGATTACCGTAAATGCGGAGAAACTTACTTCCTGTGAGGCACCGTATGAATGGGTAAGTAAAATGCGGGCGTCTTTTCTGGTCATGGGGCCATTGTTGACGCGTATGGGTCATACAAGAATTTCGCTTCCTGGTGGATGTGCCATCGGTACACGGCCTATTGATCAGCATTTGAAAGGTTTTGAAGCCATGGGCGCTGAGATCAGCTTGGGCCAAGGCTATATAGAAGCTCGCAGCCAAGGACGGTTGCGTGGCGCGAAAATTTATCTGGATGTGGCTTCCGTAGGTGCCACTCAAAATATTATGATGGCTGCAACATTGGCTGAGGGTGTAACTGTTCTGGAGAACGCGGCTAAAGAACCAGAGATTGTGGATCTTGCCAACTTCCTGAATGGAATGGGTGCAAAAGTACGAGGTGCTGGAACAGGAGTCATCCGCATCGAAGGTGTGGAGAAACTGTCTGGCGTGAAGCATACCGTCATTCCTGACCGGGTTGAAGCAGGTACCTATATGGCTGCTGCTGCAATCTCCGGTGGTGATGTGTATATCGAAGGTGCGATTTCAGACCACCTGGGTTCTGTTATTGCGAAGCTGGAAGAAATGGGTGTAACCATTCATCCTGACGAGAATGGCGTTCGTGTCATTGCAGATCGTCCCCTCAAGGCTGTGGATGTGAAAACATTACCATACCCAGGTTTCCCTACAGATATGCAATCCCAAATGATGGCGCTTTTGCTTGCGTCTGAAGGAACTTCTGTTGTAACAGAGACTGTTTTTGAAAATCGCTTCATGCATGTGGATGAATTCCAATTGATGAATGCGGAGATCAAAGTTGAAGGACGTTCGTCCATCATCACGGGCAATGCCAAGCTGAAGGGTGCCAAAGTAACTGCTACCGATTTGCGTGCGGGTGCCGCACTTATTATTGCGGGTCTTGTTGCTGAAGGTACAACAGAAGTGGGCGGTGTTCATCACATCGACCGTGGCTACGTACATCTCGCTGAGAAGCTTAACGGACTTGGAGCCGATATTTATCGTATTTCGGTTGAAGAGCCTAAGCTGGATGCAGTTAAAGCATCGAATGAAAAAGTCGGGGAAGAAGTACCGCTGTTCAAAGTACAACCGACCTGGGCATAA
- the spoIID gene encoding stage II sporulation protein D, which yields MKEARVQVKVPLVPRPLVKEPEEIAGFGVEKDKLASTNIRTVPDEPVTTSPRRPGSQQEPAQQPAARIHMPVIELDQFRRVKRRRMRTFGRGRRWGKNNTRWQPAAAVSAVLALALLIPAILVWPRTDDPVKPIPVPPGTGSVTTPAPSPAVPVTYPEPQVRVYLSATGTTMNLPLEDYVTGVVAAEMPAEFRLEALKAQAIAARTFIVRRLAANDTSGVPSGEADVTDTVSHQVFIPPEQVKADWTRLGKAKEWEKLQQAVRESKDSVMTYQGKAITASFFSTSNGYTENAEDVWGNPVPYLQSVASPWDKNLAPGFKETITMKRNEILQKLNLGANAIPVSAQQSGGWMEVLSTTQGHRIKEMQIAGKTFSGPEVRKLLGLRSSQFSWKTDGDEVQITTYGYGHGVGMSQWGANGMAQEGHTATQILKHYYTGISFGQASKMLASK from the coding sequence ATGAAAGAAGCCCGTGTGCAGGTTAAGGTACCTCTTGTCCCACGTCCACTAGTGAAGGAGCCTGAAGAAATTGCTGGTTTCGGTGTGGAAAAAGACAAGCTTGCTTCAACGAACATTAGAACGGTTCCAGATGAGCCCGTAACAACATCTCCTAGACGGCCTGGCTCCCAACAGGAGCCAGCTCAACAGCCTGCGGCACGTATACACATGCCTGTCATTGAATTAGATCAGTTTCGTCGTGTGAAGCGCCGCCGAATGCGTACGTTCGGCCGAGGCCGCAGATGGGGCAAGAACAATACTCGTTGGCAGCCCGCAGCAGCTGTATCGGCAGTACTGGCGCTTGCGTTGTTGATCCCCGCCATTTTGGTCTGGCCTCGGACGGATGATCCTGTTAAACCCATCCCTGTCCCACCAGGTACAGGCAGTGTAACGACTCCAGCACCTTCTCCAGCTGTACCTGTTACCTATCCTGAACCTCAAGTAAGGGTTTACCTGTCAGCAACCGGTACAACGATGAATCTTCCCCTTGAAGATTATGTTACCGGAGTTGTCGCTGCCGAGATGCCAGCGGAGTTCAGATTGGAGGCTCTGAAGGCACAGGCTATTGCTGCAAGGACATTTATCGTGAGAAGGCTGGCAGCCAACGATACAAGCGGTGTACCTTCAGGAGAAGCTGATGTAACGGATACTGTGAGTCATCAGGTATTTATACCACCAGAACAAGTAAAAGCCGACTGGACACGTCTGGGGAAAGCGAAGGAATGGGAGAAGCTGCAGCAGGCTGTACGCGAAAGCAAAGATTCCGTCATGACATATCAAGGCAAGGCAATTACTGCATCCTTTTTCTCCACAAGTAATGGGTATACGGAAAATGCTGAGGATGTATGGGGCAACCCTGTACCTTATTTACAAAGCGTAGCGAGTCCGTGGGATAAAAACCTGGCTCCGGGCTTTAAGGAAACCATCACCATGAAGCGCAATGAGATTCTCCAAAAGTTGAATCTGGGGGCAAATGCCATCCCTGTGAGCGCGCAGCAGAGCGGTGGGTGGATGGAAGTGTTGTCTACAACGCAGGGCCATCGCATCAAGGAGATGCAGATTGCAGGTAAAACGTTTAGCGGGCCGGAGGTTCGAAAGCTGCTTGGGCTTCGATCCAGCCAGTTCAGCTGGAAGACCGATGGAGACGAGGTTCAGATTACAACGTATGGATACGGTCACGGAGTCGGCATGAGCCAGTGGGGAGCCAACGGCATGGCACAGGAGGGTCACACAGCGACCCAGATTCTCAAACACTACTACACAGGTATCTCCTTCGGACAGGCATCCAAGATGCTAGCCTCAAAGTAG
- a CDS encoding M23 family metallopeptidase, translated as MNEQNKKTVQEETPKTTQGVPASQPSSWKRAMSKRWVFPAAYIAAAGIILTLVWVYQGTGDKTLNSDPANGVVETGASAGTEGTAVNGEEESVEVVAKSENFVWPVAVPSEISVVKPFYDNEASTEEHEAAMVQYNDTFIPNTGVDLARGDNKTFEVKAALGGKVTRVEQNPITGQVVEITHSDNLKTVYQSLADVKVKQDDEVKQGDAIASAGVNELEKTLGNHLHFEVYEDGQPVNPQGYLPEK; from the coding sequence ATGAATGAACAAAACAAAAAAACAGTCCAAGAAGAAACTCCTAAAACAACTCAAGGAGTACCGGCTAGCCAGCCCTCTTCATGGAAAAGAGCAATGTCCAAACGTTGGGTCTTCCCGGCAGCCTACATCGCAGCAGCAGGCATTATACTAACCTTAGTGTGGGTCTATCAGGGCACAGGCGACAAAACGCTGAACTCGGACCCTGCTAACGGGGTAGTAGAAACAGGCGCATCGGCGGGTACAGAAGGAACAGCGGTTAACGGAGAAGAGGAAAGTGTGGAAGTTGTTGCAAAGTCGGAGAATTTTGTATGGCCGGTAGCGGTTCCGTCCGAAATTTCGGTAGTCAAACCTTTCTATGACAACGAAGCTTCAACTGAGGAACATGAAGCAGCGATGGTGCAGTACAATGACACATTTATTCCGAACACGGGTGTAGATCTGGCACGTGGGGATAACAAAACGTTCGAAGTCAAAGCAGCACTCGGCGGAAAAGTTACCCGGGTTGAACAAAACCCAATAACAGGTCAAGTTGTGGAAATCACACACAGTGATAACCTCAAGACTGTATACCAAAGCCTGGCTGACGTTAAAGTAAAACAGGATGATGAAGTGAAGCAAGGAGATGCAATTGCATCGGCTGGCGTTAATGAACTGGAAAAAACGCTGGGCAACCACCTTCACTTTGAAGTTTACGAAGACGGACAACCGGTTAACCCGCAAGGATATCTTCCGGAAAAATAA
- the spoIIID gene encoding sporulation transcriptional regulator SpoIIID — MHDYIKERTIKIGRCIVETRNTVRTIAKEFGVSKSTVHKDLTERLPEINPDLADQVKHILEYHKSIRHLRGGEATKIKYKKTSGKKREVLASAKS, encoded by the coding sequence GTGCACGATTACATCAAGGAACGGACCATCAAAATTGGTCGCTGCATTGTTGAGACGAGGAATACGGTCCGTACCATAGCCAAGGAATTCGGCGTGTCAAAGAGTACTGTGCATAAGGATCTGACGGAGCGTCTGCCGGAAATTAACCCTGATCTTGCTGACCAGGTGAAACACATTCTGGAGTATCACAAGTCCATCCGTCATTTGCGGGGCGGTGAAGCGACCAAAATTAAATACAAAAAAACAAGTGGTAAAAAACGCGAGGTGCTGGCTTCCGCTAAATCGTAG
- a CDS encoding rod shape-determining protein → MFSKDIGIDLGTANVLIHVKGSGVVLDEPSVVTIESDTKRVLAVGEEARRMVGRTPGNIVAIRPLRDGVIADFEITEAMLRHFINRVGARSWYSHPRILICAPTNITSVEQKAIREAAERSGAKEVFLEEEPKAAAIGAGMDIFQPSGNMVVDIGGGTTDVAVLSMGDVVTASSIKVAGDKFDEAITKFIKAKYKLMIGERTAEDLKIAIGSVHPGGRQTEMDIRGRDMVSGLPVTVTVSGNEVQEALWDSVQSIIVAAKSVLERTPPELSADIIDRGVVLTGGGALLNGLDELLSNELHVPVWVAEDPMHCVVKGTGIMLNNLDQVVKKKF, encoded by the coding sequence ATGTTTAGCAAGGATATCGGTATTGATCTTGGCACGGCGAACGTGCTTATTCACGTGAAAGGAAGTGGGGTTGTCCTCGATGAACCTTCCGTCGTGACCATTGAAAGCGATACGAAGCGGGTCCTTGCTGTTGGGGAAGAAGCGCGTCGTATGGTGGGGCGTACTCCAGGTAACATTGTTGCCATTAGACCGCTGCGTGACGGTGTTATTGCGGACTTCGAAATTACGGAAGCAATGCTTAGACATTTCATTAATCGTGTGGGGGCAAGAAGCTGGTACAGCCACCCGCGTATTCTGATCTGTGCACCAACCAACATTACTTCCGTGGAGCAGAAGGCTATCCGTGAAGCTGCAGAGCGCAGCGGTGCCAAAGAAGTATTTCTGGAAGAAGAGCCGAAAGCGGCAGCGATCGGTGCGGGAATGGATATTTTTCAGCCGAGCGGCAATATGGTCGTGGATATCGGCGGCGGAACGACTGACGTTGCAGTCCTGTCTATGGGCGACGTAGTCACCGCCTCTTCTATTAAAGTCGCAGGGGACAAGTTCGACGAAGCGATTACCAAGTTTATCAAAGCTAAATACAAGCTCATGATCGGTGAACGTACAGCCGAAGATCTCAAGATTGCGATTGGTTCCGTGCATCCGGGTGGACGTCAAACGGAGATGGACATTCGCGGTCGGGATATGGTATCCGGTTTACCTGTCACCGTAACGGTGTCGGGAAATGAAGTACAGGAGGCGCTATGGGATTCCGTGCAATCCATCATCGTTGCAGCCAAGTCGGTATTGGAGCGGACGCCACCGGAATTGTCAGCAGACATTATTGATCGTGGTGTCGTGTTGACAGGGGGAGGCGCTTTGCTGAACGGACTGGACGAACTGTTGTCCAATGAATTGCATGTACCGGTATGGGTTGCAGAGGATCCGATGCATTGTGTCGTGAAGGGGACTGGCATTATGCTGAATAATTTGGATCAAGTAGTTAAGAAAAAGTTCTAA
- a CDS encoding flagellar hook-basal body protein: MLRGLYTATAGMITQQRRHDTATQNIVNMNTTGYKQVNSVSRSFPEMLITLVGGDANLPTKRLGKLNTGVFAEESLSMNLQGAIMESGQKSDFAISSNLAVNDPQTGQPVPFDGSGKFVRADGTVTYQPQAYFTVQDAEGNTRYTRDGHFDVTGTGQLLSSTGSQVLDNNGQPVVLTGSIDQFKVDEQGRLVNADTGAPTGVTLGISVIDQPNQLVRQGDGNFSLNDQNGATARMMAAGDNVQIRQGYLEGSNVDASQATVDMNAAFRAYEANQKVVQFYDRSLDKAVNEVGRV, from the coding sequence ATGTTAAGAGGTCTGTACACCGCTACTGCGGGAATGATTACGCAACAACGCCGCCATGACACAGCAACGCAGAATATCGTAAATATGAACACAACGGGATATAAACAAGTGAACAGCGTAAGCCGATCTTTCCCGGAGATGCTCATTACTTTGGTAGGCGGAGATGCCAATCTTCCGACAAAGCGGCTGGGCAAGCTGAACACGGGTGTGTTCGCGGAAGAAAGTTTGTCCATGAATTTGCAGGGAGCCATTATGGAAAGTGGGCAAAAGAGTGATTTTGCCATTTCGTCCAATCTGGCCGTGAATGATCCACAGACAGGACAACCTGTCCCGTTTGACGGTTCAGGCAAATTTGTACGAGCTGATGGCACGGTAACTTACCAACCTCAGGCGTATTTTACAGTACAGGATGCAGAAGGTAACACAAGATACACACGTGATGGTCACTTCGACGTTACAGGAACTGGACAGCTGCTCAGCTCAACAGGTTCACAAGTCCTGGATAATAATGGACAACCTGTTGTATTGACAGGCTCGATTGACCAATTTAAAGTGGATGAGCAAGGTCGTCTTGTTAATGCAGACACGGGTGCACCCACAGGAGTTACATTGGGAATCAGTGTCATCGACCAACCCAACCAACTGGTACGTCAAGGCGATGGTAATTTCAGCCTGAATGATCAGAATGGAGCAACGGCCCGGATGATGGCTGCCGGTGATAATGTGCAGATCCGTCAGGGCTACCTGGAAGGTTCGAATGTGGATGCATCACAAGCAACTGTAGATATGAACGCAGCATTCCGTGCATATGAAGCGAACCAGAAGGTCGTACAATTCTACGACCGCAGTCTGGATAAAGCCGTCAATGAAGTTGGGCGTGTATAA
- a CDS encoding flagellar hook-basal body protein — MNNSMISAMVSMTGIQQRLDVISDNIANVNTAGYKSKQAAFEDVLTRVQQQPDKYKLDGRSTPMGYNLGFGVRLADVTKDMTQGSLNETGNPTDLAIEGNAMFAVEANGEKMWTRQGAFHFVPDTRPKTNPNAPDMMVLVNGEGHFALDRQGNRITAPNNSKVAFDEKGNLLIRRGNEANATIGAQLQLVDIERPEGLVQYADNLFGLDAGLTEDDVFGANAATREATAMIRAGYIEQSNVDLTQEMALLMQGQRTYQLAARALTSSDSMAGLANNMRA, encoded by the coding sequence ATGAATAATTCCATGATTAGTGCAATGGTCTCCATGACCGGAATACAGCAGCGACTGGATGTCATTTCCGATAATATTGCCAACGTGAATACGGCAGGCTATAAGAGTAAGCAAGCAGCCTTCGAAGATGTACTGACACGTGTGCAGCAGCAGCCGGACAAGTACAAGCTGGATGGACGCTCGACCCCGATGGGATACAACCTCGGGTTTGGCGTACGTTTGGCTGACGTGACCAAGGATATGACTCAGGGTTCACTCAATGAGACAGGCAATCCTACCGATCTGGCGATTGAAGGCAATGCGATGTTTGCCGTGGAAGCAAATGGTGAGAAAATGTGGACGCGTCAGGGTGCATTCCATTTTGTCCCTGATACAAGACCCAAAACGAATCCCAATGCGCCAGATATGATGGTGTTGGTCAATGGCGAAGGTCACTTTGCATTGGATCGTCAAGGTAATCGCATTACGGCACCGAATAACAGCAAGGTAGCATTTGATGAAAAAGGCAATCTGTTGATCCGTCGTGGCAATGAAGCCAATGCAACGATTGGAGCCCAACTGCAACTCGTAGATATCGAGCGCCCGGAAGGACTTGTGCAATATGCAGATAACCTGTTTGGTCTGGATGCCGGTCTGACCGAGGATGATGTATTTGGAGCCAATGCAGCTACACGTGAAGCGACAGCTATGATCCGTGCAGGCTACATTGAACAATCTAACGTGGATTTGACACAAGAGATGGCTTTGCTGATGCAAGGGCAGCGGACTTACCAACTGGCGGCACGTGCGCTGACATCCAGTGATTCCATGGCGGGTCTTGCCAACAATATGAGAGCATAA
- a CDS encoding DNA-directed RNA polymerase subunit beta, giving the protein MTDTQQQNSKPDKTKVKKKKSGWRIARWFLVPVLLVLALAGGLVAGYVVLGKQDIGSVLQWSTWEHVYDLVFAP; this is encoded by the coding sequence ATGACAGATACACAGCAGCAGAACAGCAAGCCGGATAAGACGAAAGTCAAGAAGAAGAAGAGTGGATGGCGCATCGCAAGATGGTTTTTGGTTCCGGTCCTGCTTGTTCTTGCCCTCGCTGGCGGATTGGTGGCTGGCTACGTGGTACTGGGCAAACAGGATATCGGTTCCGTATTGCAGTGGAGTACATGGGAACATGTATATGATTTGGTGTTCGCTCCGTAG
- the fabZ gene encoding 3-hydroxyacyl-ACP dehydratase FabZ: MLDIKQIQEIIPHRPPFLLVDKIVELEDGKRAVGLKNVTINEPFFIGHFPEYPVMPGVLITEALAQVGAVAILNLEGNKGKIGFLAGLDNFRFRGQVVPGDTLMLEVEITRLKGSIGKGKATARVGDKVVAEGEIMFALSDPS; encoded by the coding sequence GTGCTCGATATCAAACAGATTCAAGAAATTATTCCACACCGTCCCCCGTTTCTGCTGGTGGACAAGATTGTAGAGTTAGAGGATGGCAAACGTGCCGTTGGATTAAAAAATGTAACCATTAATGAACCTTTCTTCATTGGTCATTTTCCAGAGTATCCGGTAATGCCGGGGGTGTTGATTACAGAAGCACTGGCACAGGTCGGTGCAGTAGCCATTCTTAATTTGGAAGGCAACAAAGGCAAAATCGGCTTTTTGGCGGGACTGGATAATTTCCGATTCCGTGGACAAGTTGTGCCTGGAGATACATTGATGCTGGAAGTGGAGATTACACGTCTCAAAGGTTCAATTGGTAAAGGCAAAGCTACAGCAAGAGTAGGCGACAAAGTGGTAGCTGAAGGCGAGATCATGTTCGCACTGTCTGACCCAAGCTAA
- a CDS encoding phospho-sugar mutase, with the protein MEQLSATAAQTLQQWLEDASIDEATKQELRDLQDQPKELEDRFYRNLEFGTGGLRGVIGAGSNRMNRYTVGRATQGFARYLLEQHGDKEGKPSVVIAHDSRHFSPEFTLDAALVLAGNGIVAKLFTSLRPTPQLSFSVRHLQATGGIVVTASHNPPEYNGYKVYNHEGGQLVPHEAEKVIQYIQEVPSLADVKKLTQEEAEAQGLLVWLGEEEDQAFVDTVASLSLSRDLIQSGVGRDFKIVFTPLHGTGNVPVRRVLEQIGFEQVHIVAEQEQPDAEFSTVKSPNPEEREAFTLAMKLGESVGADILIGTDPDADRMGAVVKDNDGKYFVLSGNQSGAIMVHYVLSRLQETGKLPKNSAVVKTIVTSEMGAVIAEHYGAEVMNTLTGFKYIGEKMNQFEATGSHTFLFGYEESYGYLAGSYARDKDAVLAAMLIAEAAAYYKNQGKTLYDVLQELYRQFGYFLEKLESRTLKGKDGVAQIQAKMTDWRSNPPQEVAGIAVQDVLDYSLGLDGLPKENVLKFILADGSWFCLRPSGTEPKIKVYFAVRGENLQDAESRIERLATTVMTRVDAQ; encoded by the coding sequence ATGGAACAGTTAAGCGCAACAGCAGCACAAACATTGCAGCAGTGGTTGGAGGATGCTTCGATTGATGAAGCGACGAAACAGGAGCTTCGTGATTTGCAGGATCAGCCGAAAGAGCTGGAAGATCGTTTCTACAGAAATCTGGAGTTTGGTACAGGTGGATTGCGTGGTGTGATCGGAGCGGGAAGCAACCGGATGAACCGTTATACGGTAGGTCGTGCAACGCAAGGGTTTGCCCGTTATTTGCTGGAGCAGCATGGTGACAAAGAAGGTAAACCTTCTGTAGTGATCGCGCATGATTCCCGTCATTTCTCACCGGAGTTCACACTGGATGCTGCCCTGGTTCTGGCTGGAAATGGCATTGTGGCTAAGCTGTTTACATCCCTGCGTCCTACGCCTCAGCTTTCCTTCAGTGTACGTCATCTGCAAGCAACCGGCGGTATTGTGGTGACGGCGAGTCATAATCCTCCTGAATACAATGGCTACAAAGTGTACAACCACGAGGGTGGACAATTGGTACCACACGAAGCAGAGAAAGTCATTCAATACATTCAGGAAGTTCCTTCCCTCGCGGACGTGAAAAAGCTGACGCAGGAAGAAGCCGAAGCTCAAGGATTGCTCGTATGGCTTGGGGAAGAGGAGGATCAGGCATTTGTTGATACCGTTGCAAGCCTAAGTCTTAGTCGTGATCTGATTCAATCCGGCGTCGGCCGTGATTTCAAAATCGTCTTCACTCCACTGCACGGAACAGGTAATGTGCCTGTACGTCGTGTGTTGGAACAGATCGGTTTCGAGCAGGTTCACATTGTGGCAGAACAAGAACAGCCTGATGCTGAATTTTCCACAGTGAAATCCCCTAACCCGGAAGAGCGCGAAGCATTTACGCTTGCAATGAAGCTGGGTGAATCCGTGGGTGCGGACATTCTGATCGGTACAGATCCGGATGCAGACCGCATGGGTGCGGTAGTGAAAGACAATGATGGCAAGTATTTCGTACTGTCGGGTAACCAATCCGGAGCCATCATGGTGCATTATGTGTTGAGCCGCTTGCAAGAGACAGGTAAACTGCCGAAAAATAGCGCGGTTGTCAAAACGATTGTAACAAGCGAGATGGGAGCGGTCATTGCCGAGCATTACGGTGCAGAAGTGATGAACACTCTGACAGGCTTTAAATATATCGGTGAAAAAATGAACCAGTTCGAAGCAACCGGCAGTCACACGTTCTTGTTCGGTTATGAGGAAAGCTATGGCTACCTGGCAGGCAGCTACGCACGTGACAAGGATGCAGTCCTGGCTGCAATGCTGATTGCTGAAGCAGCTGCTTATTATAAAAACCAAGGCAAAACGCTCTATGATGTCCTGCAAGAGCTGTACAGACAATTCGGATATTTCCTGGAGAAGCTGGAGTCCCGTACGCTGAAAGGCAAGGACGGCGTAGCTCAAATTCAGGCGAAAATGACCGACTGGCGTTCTAATCCGCCACAAGAAGTAGCCGGCATCGCTGTACAAGATGTGCTGGATTACTCCCTTGGCTTGGATGGCTTGCCGAAAGAGAACGTTCTGAAATTTATTTTGGCAGACGGATCATGGTTCTGCCTGCGTCCTTCGGGAACAGAACCGAAGATCAAAGTGTACTTCGCGGTGCGTGGAGAGAACTTGCAAGACGCCGAAAGCCGTATCGAACGTTTGGCTACTACGGTAATGACGCGTGTAGACGCACAATAA